The following coding sequences are from one Calditrichota bacterium window:
- a CDS encoding 4Fe-4S dicluster domain-containing protein: MTKSWRKEVAHVIVDLCTMCGSCAEICPTECISEGEDQYYINPEECIDCGTCVDACPTDAIYAEEELAPDQKEFIEKNADFFS; this comes from the coding sequence ATGACAAAATCATGGAGGAAAGAAGTGGCTCATGTAATCGTTGACCTGTGTACGATGTGCGGAAGTTGCGCGGAAATATGTCCGACCGAATGCATCAGCGAAGGCGAGGATCAGTATTACATTAATCCGGAAGAATGTATCGATTGCGGAACCTGCGTCGACGCGTGTCCAACGGACGCAATTTATGCGGAAGAAGAACTGGCGCCGGATCAAAAGGAATTTATTGAAAAAAATGCAGATTTTTTTAGTTAA
- a CDS encoding PHP domain-containing protein, translated as MLTRQRVDFSGNRIDLHIHSNHSDGNLSVDKIFAHAQKMKLKAISITDHDNISALPAANKLSQKKGIEFVNGIEISARGNKQDMHLLGYLFNYNDKSLIDYIEFFKNERTKRAKKIIKNFNNLGFDLTFEDVLKAAGKNASIGRPHIAYALINKGLATSFQEIFRHFLGDGCSCWVPKFKITPQDAISLIKSAHGICVLAHPDREISDEEICSLAKVGLDGIETLHPKHTQEEVDHFRQIAREKNLLESGGSDCHAAPGNGVHIGQLNVPYHFLEKMKERAGV; from the coding sequence ATGCTTACGCGTCAACGAGTGGATTTTTCTGGAAACAGAATCGACCTTCACATTCATTCCAATCATTCGGATGGCAATCTGAGCGTTGACAAAATATTTGCTCATGCGCAGAAAATGAAACTCAAAGCCATCAGTATCACTGACCACGACAATATCTCTGCGCTCCCCGCTGCAAATAAGTTGAGCCAGAAAAAAGGCATCGAATTCGTTAATGGCATAGAAATTTCGGCTCGCGGCAATAAGCAAGACATGCATTTACTGGGCTATCTTTTTAATTATAACGATAAATCGCTGATCGATTATATTGAATTTTTTAAAAATGAACGCACCAAGCGCGCTAAGAAAATCATCAAAAATTTTAATAATCTCGGATTTGATTTGACGTTTGAAGATGTGCTCAAAGCTGCAGGCAAAAATGCGTCTATCGGCAGACCTCATATCGCCTATGCGCTCATTAACAAAGGACTGGCAACTTCTTTCCAGGAAATTTTTCGCCATTTTCTCGGCGATGGCTGTTCTTGCTGGGTGCCAAAATTCAAAATCACACCCCAAGATGCTATTAGTTTGATCAAGAGCGCTCACGGAATTTGCGTGCTGGCGCATCCGGACAGGGAAATTTCAGACGAGGAAATTTGTTCTTTAGCCAAAGTCGGGCTGGATGGTATTGAAACGCTACACCCCAAACACACGCAGGAAGAAGTCGATCATTTTCGGCAGATCGCTCGCGAAAAAAATTTACTGGAAAGCGGCGGTTCCGACTGCCACGCTGCGCCGGGGAATGGCGTGCACATTGGACAGTTGAATGTGCCTTATCATTTTCTGGAAAAAATGAAAGAACGTGCGGGCGTGTAA
- a CDS encoding response regulator: MISPKILIIDEESIIALEIKANLESFGFKRIQIVRNSNQALEKIKHYQPDLVLTEIFFSSGLDGIDIVKSIRKQFPIDVIFVTGLTFMTDDPQVKKIKPLALVAKPFVIDELIEIIQSKYPVTKP; encoded by the coding sequence ATGATTTCGCCAAAGATTCTCATAATCGATGAGGAATCAATCATTGCGCTGGAGATAAAAGCGAATTTGGAATCATTCGGATTCAAGCGCATCCAAATTGTCAGAAACAGCAACCAGGCATTGGAAAAAATAAAGCATTATCAACCCGATTTGGTACTGACGGAAATTTTCTTTTCCAGTGGATTGGACGGCATCGATATCGTCAAGTCGATTCGAAAACAATTCCCCATCGATGTTATTTTTGTGACTGGTCTGACATTTATGACCGATGACCCACAAGTCAAAAAAATCAAACCGTTGGCGTTAGTCGCCAAACCATTTGTTATTGACGAATTGATCGAAATCATTCAGTCAAAATACCCAGTGACGAAACCCTAG
- a CDS encoding response regulator produces the protein MDAPRILVVEDEAIIALEIHLILESQGFSVLSTATSGQQAVNLAAKKLPDLVLMDVRIKGEFDGIKAAEKIRQARKIPVIFLTGNTDLISEKQLQQTKPAAVLSKPVAEWELLDAIESALNSNNGKS, from the coding sequence ATGGACGCACCGCGAATACTTGTCGTCGAAGACGAGGCAATCATTGCTTTGGAAATTCATCTGATTTTGGAATCCCAGGGTTTTTCGGTACTTTCTACCGCAACTTCCGGGCAACAAGCTGTGAATCTGGCAGCCAAAAAACTGCCCGATCTGGTATTGATGGACGTCAGGATCAAAGGAGAATTTGACGGTATTAAAGCGGCGGAAAAGATCAGACAGGCGAGAAAAATTCCCGTCATTTTTCTCACGGGGAATACGGATTTGATTTCGGAAAAACAGCTCCAACAAACAAAACCAGCGGCGGTACTCAGCAAGCCGGTTGCCGAATGGGAGCTTTTGGACGCTATTGAATCCGCTCTGAACTCTAACAACGGAAAAAGCTGA
- the tatC gene encoding twin-arginine translocase subunit TatC gives MDEEKEKIENQENSASEGSNDSSDEKVMPFLDHLEELRQRLLKSLLSVILLSIGSYFVSHEIMQILLHPYPRNEKLIFLAPTEGFIVHIKIALFAGILLSLPVIFYQLWQFVSPGLYKKEKKYIPVFVFVSVFFFAVGALFCYFIIIPYGLNFLLSFGSDQLQPTIRIQDYLKFVTLLIIVFGTIFELPLLAYFLTRLGILTPDFLRSKRRYGIVLIFFVAAILTPPDVFTQVCLALPLILLYEISIWVSKFVYRKQEKEKDDDA, from the coding sequence ATGGACGAAGAAAAAGAAAAAATTGAAAATCAAGAGAATTCTGCGTCAGAGGGATCGAATGATTCGTCCGATGAAAAAGTGATGCCTTTTCTTGATCATTTGGAAGAATTGCGGCAAAGATTGTTGAAAAGTCTCCTGTCCGTCATTCTTCTCAGCATCGGCAGTTACTTTGTGTCCCATGAAATCATGCAAATCTTGCTCCATCCTTATCCGCGAAATGAAAAGCTCATCTTTCTCGCTCCGACTGAAGGCTTTATCGTTCATATTAAAATCGCGCTTTTCGCCGGCATCCTTTTGAGCCTTCCGGTAATTTTCTACCAGCTCTGGCAATTTGTCTCGCCCGGTCTTTACAAAAAAGAAAAAAAATACATTCCGGTTTTCGTATTTGTGTCTGTCTTTTTCTTCGCTGTCGGCGCTTTATTTTGCTATTTTATCATCATCCCCTACGGATTGAATTTCCTTTTGTCATTCGGCAGCGACCAATTGCAGCCGACGATTAGAATTCAGGATTATTTAAAATTTGTCACCCTGCTCATTATCGTTTTCGGAACAATATTCGAGCTGCCCCTTTTAGCCTATTTTCTGACCAGATTGGGGATTCTCACTCCTGATTTTCTGCGCAGCAAACGTCGCTACGGTATCGTGCTGATTTTCTTTGTCGCAGCGATTCTGACGCCGCCCGATGTTTTTACTCAAGTATGTCTGGCTTTACCCCTGATTTTGCTTTACGAAATTAGTATCTGGGTTTCAAAATTTGTTTACCGCAAGCAGGAAAAAGAAAAAGATGATGATGCCTGA
- the nadA gene encoding quinolinate synthase NadA, whose protein sequence is MMMPEQYRQMSTDELSQRILAVKTKLGKKLTILGHHYQRDEVLRFADFKGDSFGLSKLAAEQKEAKYIVFCGVHFMAEAADILTARHQIVHIPELSAGCPLADFADSVTVSEAWAEIKQAAPETTITPITYINSAAALKAFCGRNGGTVCTSSNARQILTWALNNSDKVFFFPDQFLGANTANKLGISAEQKILWDSTLPLGGNTPEQIKNAKVILWKGYCHVHAWFKSEHIEVFRQKFPDGKVIVHPECPEGVVNAADADGSTSQIISYVKNAPPGTTIAIGTEINLVHRLSTESTDKTVFPLARSLCPNMYKINLHNLCFTLENLGKENIVRVPADIARDASLALERMLTLS, encoded by the coding sequence ATGATGATGCCTGAGCAATATCGCCAAATGTCCACCGATGAGTTGAGCCAACGCATTCTTGCTGTCAAAACGAAATTGGGGAAAAAACTAACCATCTTGGGTCACCACTACCAGCGCGACGAAGTGCTGCGGTTTGCCGATTTCAAGGGAGATTCTTTTGGTTTAAGTAAACTAGCGGCAGAACAGAAAGAGGCAAAATACATCGTTTTTTGCGGTGTTCATTTTATGGCTGAAGCCGCCGATATTTTGACTGCAAGGCACCAAATTGTGCACATTCCGGAACTGTCCGCCGGCTGTCCGCTGGCCGATTTTGCAGATTCCGTCACTGTTTCCGAAGCATGGGCAGAAATTAAACAAGCAGCGCCCGAGACCACCATCACGCCGATCACTTACATTAATTCGGCTGCCGCATTAAAGGCTTTCTGCGGTAGGAATGGCGGGACAGTGTGCACCTCGTCCAATGCCAGGCAAATTTTGACCTGGGCGCTCAACAATTCGGACAAAGTTTTCTTTTTCCCGGATCAGTTTCTCGGTGCAAATACGGCCAATAAATTAGGCATTTCAGCGGAGCAAAAAATCCTCTGGGACAGCACACTCCCCTTGGGCGGGAACACGCCGGAGCAGATAAAAAATGCAAAAGTCATCCTGTGGAAAGGCTACTGCCACGTCCACGCCTGGTTTAAAAGCGAACACATCGAGGTTTTTCGCCAGAAATTTCCCGACGGAAAAGTCATTGTTCATCCAGAGTGCCCGGAAGGAGTCGTAAACGCTGCGGATGCGGACGGATCGACTTCTCAGATTATTTCTTACGTGAAAAATGCGCCGCCAGGAACAACGATTGCCATTGGCACGGAAATCAATTTGGTGCATCGACTGAGCACAGAATCGACGGACAAAACCGTTTTTCCGCTGGCTCGTTCTCTTTGTCCGAACATGTACAAAATCAATTTGCACAATCTTTGTTTTACGCTGGAAAATCTTGGCAAAGAAAACATCGTTCGTGTACCGGCGGACATTGCCCGTGATGCGTCGCTGGCTTTGGAAAGAATGCTCACGTTAAGCTGA
- a CDS encoding AAA family ATPase: protein MSSRSKEVPPNKLRYFYDPKQFKFKTTDELEPLSEIIGQDRAVTAVDFGVQIKNLGYNIFAVGPTGAGRTSTIRDAVQKRAKKLAVPPDWCYVYNFQNGDRPVALKLAPGDGRKLAKAMNGLIVKLARDVPAALNSEEFQRQKKSIMEQLQIQQQNLLNGLTEKAHKKGFSLRKIASGLVLLPVLDGKPLTVEQIDALPEEQREKLQEVGARLQEELNDGLKSIRNLEQEMQEKLEKHLKEILRLAIDNPIAKISEQFEKYPKVVEYLEEAEEDLLNTAAGMFSEAPEEEEAEESIDHSWIKGLQLHRYRVNVFVDNSETKGAPVIVETNPTYNNLIGRIDRVPRKGLLLTDFTKVKSGSLQRANGGFLIIDAEQLFRSALAWQALKRSLKNQCAEITDLSEESSHLSVRTLEPEPIPLDIKIILIGSSGIYYTLLSYDSDFSKLFKVKADFSVTMPLNKRNILNYARYCAGQCQKENLLPLSPDAMSRVVEYGVEIAEDQKKLTTRFNYVRDVLVEANYFAQKNQHRTITGEDVREALAASRFRHNKYEELIQEMFREKTLYLNVSGYRVGEVNGLTVLDLGDYTMGKPTRITARVSLGQDGVLAIDREVKMSGPLHNKGVLILSGFLQGMFGADKKISISASITFEQVYSTVDGDSASSAELYALLSSLSEIPINQSFAVTGSVNQMGEIQPIGGAKYKIEGFFDVCAAHGLTGEQGVLIPKSNLANLVLHDRVIDAVKEGKFHIYAVATVQEGIEILTGKKAGRRGKNGKFPAGTVFRAVDERLEEMAEKLNSGRSKQGKKNS, encoded by the coding sequence ATGTCCTCCCGATCAAAGGAAGTGCCCCCCAATAAGCTTCGTTATTTTTATGATCCGAAACAATTCAAATTTAAAACCACTGACGAGTTAGAGCCGCTGTCTGAAATTATTGGTCAAGATCGCGCGGTAACTGCGGTCGATTTCGGCGTTCAGATTAAAAATTTAGGCTACAACATTTTTGCCGTTGGTCCGACCGGAGCCGGAAGGACATCCACCATCAGAGATGCGGTGCAAAAAAGAGCGAAAAAATTGGCTGTGCCGCCTGACTGGTGTTACGTTTACAATTTTCAAAATGGGGACAGGCCTGTTGCGCTGAAGCTTGCGCCGGGAGATGGCAGAAAATTGGCAAAAGCGATGAACGGGCTCATTGTCAAGCTGGCTCGCGATGTGCCGGCGGCGCTGAATTCTGAGGAATTTCAACGGCAAAAAAAATCCATCATGGAGCAGTTGCAAATTCAGCAACAAAATTTGCTGAATGGTTTGACCGAAAAAGCGCACAAAAAAGGTTTCAGTCTGCGAAAAATTGCTTCCGGCCTGGTGCTGCTGCCTGTTCTCGACGGAAAACCGCTGACAGTTGAGCAAATAGATGCTTTGCCGGAGGAGCAGCGCGAGAAATTGCAGGAGGTCGGCGCCCGATTGCAGGAAGAATTGAATGACGGTCTGAAAAGCATCCGCAATTTAGAACAGGAAATGCAGGAGAAATTGGAAAAACATCTCAAAGAAATCCTGCGGCTGGCGATCGACAACCCGATTGCGAAAATCAGTGAGCAGTTCGAAAAATATCCGAAGGTCGTAGAATATCTGGAAGAAGCAGAAGAAGATTTGCTCAATACAGCGGCCGGGATGTTTTCCGAGGCGCCGGAAGAAGAAGAGGCGGAGGAATCCATCGACCACAGTTGGATCAAAGGATTGCAGCTTCACCGCTATCGGGTGAATGTTTTTGTGGACAACAGCGAAACAAAAGGCGCGCCAGTAATTGTGGAAACGAATCCGACTTACAACAATCTCATTGGCCGCATTGACCGCGTTCCGCGAAAAGGGCTTTTACTGACTGATTTTACAAAAGTTAAATCGGGTTCGTTGCAACGGGCAAATGGCGGATTTCTCATCATCGACGCGGAACAACTTTTCCGTTCAGCGTTGGCGTGGCAGGCGTTGAAACGCTCGCTGAAAAACCAGTGCGCTGAAATCACCGATCTCAGTGAGGAATCCTCTCATTTGAGCGTCAGAACGCTGGAGCCGGAGCCAATTCCCCTGGATATTAAAATTATTCTCATCGGCAGTTCCGGAATTTATTACACGCTGCTCAGCTATGACAGTGATTTCAGTAAATTGTTCAAAGTGAAGGCGGATTTTAGCGTCACCATGCCCTTGAACAAAAGGAATATTTTGAATTATGCTCGTTATTGTGCGGGTCAGTGTCAAAAAGAAAATTTGCTGCCGCTTTCGCCAGATGCAATGAGCCGCGTTGTGGAATATGGTGTGGAAATCGCAGAAGACCAGAAAAAATTGACCACGCGATTTAATTATGTTCGCGATGTGTTGGTCGAAGCAAATTATTTCGCGCAAAAAAATCAGCATCGCACGATCACCGGCGAAGATGTTCGGGAAGCGCTCGCTGCAAGCAGATTTCGGCACAATAAATACGAAGAATTAATTCAGGAGATGTTCCGCGAAAAAACATTATATTTGAACGTGAGCGGCTACCGCGTGGGTGAAGTCAATGGATTGACTGTCCTGGATTTGGGCGATTACACCATGGGGAAACCCACGCGCATCACAGCGAGAGTTTCTCTGGGTCAGGACGGCGTTCTTGCCATCGACCGGGAAGTGAAAATGAGCGGTCCCCTGCACAATAAAGGCGTGTTGATTTTGTCCGGTTTTTTGCAAGGCATGTTTGGCGCTGACAAAAAAATCTCCATTTCGGCAAGTATTACGTTTGAACAAGTCTACTCCACGGTGGATGGCGACAGCGCTTCATCGGCGGAATTGTACGCGCTGCTTTCCAGCTTGTCTGAAATTCCAATTAATCAGTCCTTTGCTGTCACCGGCTCTGTGAATCAGATGGGTGAGATTCAGCCCATTGGCGGCGCCAAATACAAAATTGAAGGTTTTTTCGATGTGTGCGCTGCGCATGGATTGACTGGCGAACAGGGAGTTTTGATTCCAAAATCCAATTTAGCCAATTTAGTGCTCCATGATCGCGTCATCGATGCTGTGAAAGAGGGGAAATTTCATATTTACGCGGTCGCTACTGTGCAGGAAGGGATTGAAATTTTAACAGGCAAAAAAGCCGGCCGCCGTGGCAAAAACGGGAAATTTCCGGCGGGAACTGTTTTCCGTGCAGTGGACGAAAGATTAGAAGAGATGGCGGAAAAATTGAATTCAGGCAGGTCGAAACAAGGGAAGAAGAATTCCTGA
- the fetB gene encoding iron export ABC transporter permease subunit FetB has protein sequence MEYVNLSYFDLLIAFILILIPIIISFKARLGIEKEIFIGTVRTFVQLIAIGYVLKYIFGLRDWRAVLLMIILMSIVAGRNAVKRQKFEIPYLFPLVTFAILSGAFVSMATLQILILRVKPWFEPQYLIPISGMMLGNAMNAAALAIDRLFSEARSRRYEIEAALALGASPLRAVSPLIREAARAAMMPTINAMMVVGLVQLPGMMTGQIIGGVAPEQSVRYQIIIMYMLAASVTVSCLTILYLAYRLLFTKEEQLELKMLQF, from the coding sequence ATGGAATACGTGAATCTGAGTTATTTTGATCTACTCATCGCTTTTATTTTGATACTCATTCCCATTATCATTTCCTTCAAAGCCAGGCTGGGGATCGAAAAAGAAATTTTCATCGGCACGGTGCGCACTTTTGTCCAGCTCATTGCCATCGGTTACGTTTTGAAATATATTTTTGGTCTGCGCGATTGGCGCGCTGTTTTGCTGATGATTATTCTGATGTCAATTGTCGCCGGGAGAAATGCTGTCAAACGGCAGAAATTTGAGATTCCCTATCTTTTTCCGCTGGTCACATTTGCCATTCTGTCAGGCGCATTTGTCTCCATGGCGACGCTGCAAATATTGATTTTGCGCGTAAAACCGTGGTTTGAACCGCAGTACCTGATTCCAATCAGCGGCATGATGCTGGGTAATGCCATGAATGCTGCGGCTCTGGCAATAGATCGTTTATTTAGCGAAGCGCGCAGCCGGCGTTACGAAATCGAAGCCGCGCTCGCGCTGGGCGCTTCTCCTTTGCGCGCAGTTTCGCCGCTTATCCGGGAAGCCGCACGCGCGGCAATGATGCCGACTATCAACGCCATGATGGTCGTCGGGCTTGTGCAATTGCCAGGAATGATGACCGGCCAGATCATTGGCGGCGTGGCGCCGGAACAATCTGTGCGCTATCAAATTATAATTATGTATATGTTGGCGGCGTCGGTAACAGTTTCCTGTTTGACAATTTTGTATCTGGCTTATCGTTTACTGTTCACTAAAGAAGAGCAATTGGAACTGAAAATGCTGCAATTTTAA
- a CDS encoding electron transport complex subunit E, whose product MSMIKEFTKGFYKQNPVFKLVLGLCPTLAVSNSVQNAIGMGVAVTFVLMMSNVIVSLIRKGVPKKIRIPIYIVVIATFVTIVDLFMAGFAPALHKSLGIFVPLIVVNCIILGRAEAFAGKNPVFYSFLDGLGMGLGFTFALTLISIVREILGNGSLWGIPLMPHSFEPVLLLILPPGAFLTLGLFLGFFNWLDAKRNA is encoded by the coding sequence ATGTCGATGATAAAAGAATTCACAAAAGGGTTTTACAAACAAAATCCGGTTTTCAAATTAGTGCTGGGATTGTGCCCCACGCTGGCAGTCTCCAATTCCGTGCAGAACGCCATCGGAATGGGCGTTGCCGTGACATTTGTGCTGATGATGTCGAACGTCATCGTTTCCCTCATCCGCAAAGGTGTGCCCAAGAAAATTCGCATTCCTATTTACATCGTCGTCATTGCCACCTTTGTTACCATTGTCGATTTATTCATGGCTGGTTTTGCGCCGGCATTGCATAAATCGCTGGGCATTTTTGTTCCCCTCATTGTTGTCAACTGTATTATTTTAGGACGAGCCGAAGCATTCGCCGGCAAAAATCCGGTTTTCTACTCATTCCTTGACGGACTGGGAATGGGACTGGGCTTTACCTTTGCCCTGACATTAATTTCTATTGTCAGAGAAATTCTGGGGAATGGAAGTCTTTGGGGAATTCCACTCATGCCGCACAGCTTCGAGCCGGTGCTGCTGCTCATTCTGCCGCCCGGCGCCTTTCTGACTTTGGGCTTGTTTTTGGGATTTTTTAACTGGTTAGACGCGAAACGAAACGCTTGA
- the ychF gene encoding redox-regulated ATPase YchF: MGFKCGLVGLPNVGKSTIFNALTAQQVASSNYPFCTIDPNIGVVPLHDERLEKIAEIIGSEKSVPTTLEFIDIAGLVKGASQGEGLGNQFLNHIQAVDAVAHVVRCFEDKNVAHTSENLDPILDLEVVITELILKDLEIVERRVSRLQHAVKSGDAKLKEELAILTKIQDHLSRGIPLKKMELNEKERDLIREMNLLTLKPAIYIANVDESHLQNNDYAQQLKSFAETQREPFVAICGKIQEEISQLDTESQAIFLKEWGIDELSLNAVVRAGYEVLHLNTFFTANENEAHAWTVPQATPVHRAAGKVHTDFEKGFIKAEVIKYADLARLDSEREVRQRGLMGVHGKDYLVQDGDLIFFHAHR; encoded by the coding sequence ATGGGCTTCAAGTGCGGACTTGTCGGCTTGCCCAATGTCGGAAAATCGACAATTTTCAATGCCCTGACCGCGCAGCAAGTGGCGTCTTCAAATTATCCCTTCTGTACCATCGATCCTAATATCGGAGTCGTTCCCCTTCACGACGAGCGGCTGGAGAAAATTGCCGAAATCATCGGTTCAGAAAAGTCAGTGCCGACAACGCTCGAATTTATCGATATCGCCGGGCTGGTGAAAGGCGCCAGTCAGGGAGAGGGTCTGGGAAATCAATTTTTAAATCATATTCAGGCTGTCGATGCGGTCGCTCATGTCGTCCGTTGTTTTGAAGATAAAAATGTGGCTCACACTTCCGAAAACCTCGACCCGATTCTCGATCTGGAAGTCGTGATCACAGAGCTCATTCTCAAAGATTTGGAAATTGTCGAACGACGGGTTAGTCGATTGCAACATGCAGTCAAAAGCGGGGACGCAAAGCTCAAAGAAGAACTGGCGATTTTGACAAAAATTCAAGATCACTTGTCCCGGGGAATTCCGCTGAAAAAAATGGAGCTGAATGAAAAAGAGCGCGATTTAATCCGTGAAATGAATCTGCTCACGCTCAAGCCGGCAATCTACATTGCGAATGTGGACGAATCGCACCTACAAAATAATGATTATGCTCAGCAGCTCAAATCTTTCGCCGAAACTCAGAGGGAACCGTTTGTCGCCATTTGCGGCAAAATTCAGGAAGAGATCAGCCAATTAGATACAGAAAGTCAAGCGATCTTTTTAAAAGAATGGGGGATAGACGAGTTGAGTTTGAATGCTGTGGTTCGCGCCGGGTACGAGGTTTTGCATTTGAATACATTTTTTACGGCAAACGAAAATGAAGCCCATGCCTGGACCGTTCCTCAAGCCACACCTGTGCATCGGGCGGCGGGAAAAGTGCACACGGATTTTGAAAAAGGGTTCATCAAGGCGGAAGTGATCAAATATGCTGATCTGGCTCGTCTGGATTCGGAAAGAGAAGTCCGGCAACGCGGTCTGATGGGAGTGCACGGCAAAGACTATCTTGTGCAGGACGGCGATTTGATATTTTTCCATGCTCATCGCTAA
- a CDS encoding phosphate ABC transporter ATP-binding protein: MKLTVAHVFKQIQIPDEENELRRIDILSDVSVDFLGAKIHTVIGPSGSGKTTLLRMVNKLDSPTKGKILIEDQDIAEIPPRELRKQIGMVFQTPALFRGTITDNVAYGPALFKRKFSETDVKNLLEKVGLKELNPNRNVENLSVGQQQRISFARALANEPRILLLDEPTSALDPTAANNLLDLIRSINQELGICIIMVTHIMEHAKRIADSVCLLVGGKVVETGETRQFFQQPHTEIAQNFIRGEM; the protein is encoded by the coding sequence ATGAAATTGACTGTTGCGCATGTTTTCAAGCAGATTCAGATTCCTGATGAAGAAAATGAACTGCGCAGGATTGATATTCTCAGCGATGTGAGCGTTGATTTTTTGGGCGCTAAAATTCACACCGTCATCGGGCCCTCCGGCAGCGGGAAAACGACTCTTTTGCGAATGGTCAACAAACTTGACTCGCCGACAAAAGGGAAAATATTAATAGAAGATCAGGACATCGCGGAAATTCCGCCGCGCGAGTTGCGCAAACAAATTGGCATGGTGTTTCAGACGCCGGCTTTGTTTCGCGGAACAATCACCGATAATGTGGCTTACGGCCCCGCGCTTTTCAAACGAAAATTTTCCGAAACCGATGTGAAAAATCTGCTTGAAAAAGTCGGATTGAAAGAATTGAATCCCAATCGGAATGTGGAAAATTTGTCCGTGGGGCAACAGCAGCGGATTTCTTTTGCCAGAGCCCTGGCGAACGAGCCGCGGATTTTGCTCCTGGATGAACCCACTTCGGCGCTTGACCCGACGGCTGCAAATAATTTGCTGGATTTAATCCGTTCCATCAATCAGGAATTAGGAATTTGTATCATCATGGTGACGCACATCATGGAACATGCAAAAAGAATCGCCGATAGTGTCTGTCTGCTGGTGGGCGGCAAAGTTGTGGAGACAGGGGAGACCAGGCAATTTTTTCAGCAGCCGCATACCGAAATCGCGCAAAATTTTATTCGCGGAGAGATGTGA
- the rsxA gene encoding electron transport complex subunit RsxA: protein MDFNHLFVITISAIFINNFVLNRFLGICPYIGVSKNMDSAVGMGMAVTFVMTLASMVTWLIYAFMLKPTTANIFYLIFSAKEPPDLTYLKTIAFILVIASLVQFVEMVVQKASPTLYKSLGIYLPLITTNCAILGVAFLNLDENFNFIESIVYGFTAGIGFTLALVLMAGIRERLDLAPIPKALRGVPIAFLMAGLMSIAFLGFSGLKL from the coding sequence ATGGATTTTAATCATTTGTTTGTCATCACCATTTCCGCAATTTTCATCAACAACTTCGTGCTCAACAGATTCCTTGGCATCTGCCCTTACATCGGCGTGTCCAAAAATATGGACTCGGCAGTCGGCATGGGCATGGCCGTGACTTTCGTCATGACGCTGGCGTCGATGGTGACGTGGCTGATCTACGCTTTCATGCTCAAGCCCACCACTGCAAATATTTTCTATTTAATTTTTTCAGCCAAGGAGCCGCCGGATTTAACCTACCTGAAAACAATCGCCTTCATTCTGGTAATCGCATCCCTGGTGCAATTTGTGGAAATGGTCGTGCAAAAAGCCAGCCCCACGCTGTACAAATCGCTGGGAATTTATTTGCCTTTGATTACCACCAACTGCGCAATTTTGGGCGTGGCGTTTTTGAACCTGGACGAAAATTTCAACTTCATCGAAAGTATCGTGTACGGCTTCACTGCCGGAATCGGTTTTACATTGGCGTTAGTCTTGATGGCCGGGATTCGCGAACGGCTCGATTTAGCGCCCATTCCCAAAGCGCTGCGCGGCGTTCCCATTGCTTTTTTAATGGCCGGCTTGATGTCTATTGCGTTTTTGGGTTTTTCCGGGTTGAAACTGTAA